The genomic region gggtgcagcaaactaacagggcacatgtatacatatgtaacaaacctgcacgttgtgcacatgtaccctagaacttaaagtatactaaaaataaatacgtaaataaaataaaaaataaatacaaacatattaaTCATAAGTAAATGAAATATCTGATGATCTTATTATGTCTGGTAGTAATGtcatctaaatatttaaatattcatcgATATATTCCTttgctaaattttcttttatttctcttttatattaaactttttttagaGAGCACAACTCCAAATCATCTTTTATTAATGTAGAAAGGTCATATTTAGCAAAAGACACAAGGCAGGGAAGTGTCAGGCCTGAGGCCTGAGCCCGTGCTGAGGGAGAAGGAGGCTGGGGGCACGTGGGAGAAGTGCTGGGAAGGGCTGAGTGGTGGGGCCCACAGAAAGTTCCAGTGGGCAACACTGTGGGCAGGTCATGGGTGGGACTCACGGGGACCTCGCTGCTAACTCTTGTTGCTTTGgcggagtggggtggggggaagggaggatCGTTAGTGCTGCCACCTGGAGAGCCACCCCTTGGTTCCTGAGGGCACCATCAAGGGACACAGGACCCAGGAAGCCCAGGATGGTTAGTGCAACTAGGGATGAGGGCCAGGGAGAAGCAGGTGCTCTGGAGTGGCCGGGAAAAGTCCAGACACAGAGGCTTAGGAGCTTCCTGTTAAGTGTGTGGGTTCCGCTCTGTCTCCGCCAGGCACTCTGACTAGGGATGGATGATCCCTCTCTTCAGGCGCTCCGTGGTGCTCTTGCTGCCAGCGAAGGTGGTCCGGATCCCTTTGCCCATCTCCCCTGTGACCGACAGCAGTTCCGTGTGGGTGCTCTGGCAGCCCTGGGCGCCAGGTGGTTTCATGGCCTGCACGCAGCCCATGGAAGGCGGTCCAAAGTCGTTAAACAGCGGTCTGAAAGGGACAGCGGCTCCTGGCACTGAACCCGACGGCGACAGGACGCTTCCTGTAGGGACCGGGGTGCCCGGCCCAGGGGTGCTGGAGCCGGGGGTGCTGCTGGGGGCAGGCGTGATGGATTTGTAGAACATCCTCAACTTCTGGGCACTGCGGAGCCAGCAGGCCGCTCCTCGGGGGTTGGCTGCCTGGCCGCTCAGCCGAGATCTGATTTGCAAGCTGGCTGCACACCCCGTACTAAAtctatgttaaattttttaactgCCGTTTTTATTAATCTAAATACAGTTCAGATATTCTCGATGAAAATTTCACATTTGAGTTGAGACgtactaaaatgtaaaatacacaatggatttcaaagatttcataagaaaaaagaatgcaaactATCTCTAGtaatttttacattgattacatGTTGCCACAGTATTTTGGATTTATTGAgttaaaatatgcattatttttttttaaaaaatctatgctccatttttgttaaaaaaatttaaataaactatgAAATTACTTCTTGGGATAGAAAAGGggacattattaaatatttacctaaatttttttcaaaaatgtatctttaacaaaaacattatcaaacaaaacaaaagtattttaattttgaataggTAAAATAAACTTATTCCTGCTGAAATTCAATCCtggtatgatttcttttttacgCATTTGAGGACTCTGTTTATAACCCAGATAAAACATAAAGCTTATGAAACTCCTCTGAGAATGTCGAACACAAATTACCTGTATAGATATCAGGGTGCAGATGATGCTGAGGCCGGGCTGGCTGAAGAAGAGCAGGATGAAGATGCTGTACTGGCACAGGGGCTGGCCCCAGGTCACCCGCCCTTCATGTACATGGCGATGGTCACCTGGCTCACCAGCAAAGTGAACAACAGGTCGTTGGTGGCCAGCCGCATACCAGTGTGTAGAAGGCGGTCTCCTTCTGCTCCTCGCGCGACTTGCACAGCAGCACGATGGCCACCAGGTTGCCCACCACCCCGAAAATGGATGGTCCAAGGCTGTCCAGCAGATTGGGCTCCAGGTGAGGGACACATTGACCTGGGAAGGGGTTAACATGACGGTGGCTGGTGGTGTGCAGCCCTGGAGTGTGAAGCTGAGTCTGGGGTGATGGAAGAGAGACAAAGCCTCCATGAGTGAAATGACCACCTGCAGGATGTCAGAGCCACGCCCAGGAAACGGGATGCTAACATGACAAGGGAGGATCTCAGTCCCACTCTCTGGATTGCAACCACTTACCAACTGCAGCCACCCAAATCTCCAGGCTCGCTCTGCTCCTGCCAGCGGCACACCATTGCTGATCTTAATATGTGTAAACTGAGCCTCacattcctcttcctccccccccccccccccccccccccccccccgacaCCTATCTCACTACTCTGACAAGAGCCATCTTCAGGGAAAGGTAACTCCCTAGTATTATTCCTGACAGATTCTGAGTTAATAAAATGCTCATggaaaccctggaagacaatttGGAGAGTGTTCTCTTTCCTCCCTGGCTCCGCTGGCAGTGCCCCATCTCCACGCCTTCTACCCAATGGCCCAAATCCCATGTCACGTGTAGCGGCCCCAGTGGTGGCCTCTGCACGACCCCCTATGGTCAGCCCTCAGCTGTCTTGGACCAGCCTCCAGTCTGCCTTCACCTCCTCCTGCTCAGCCTGGAAAGTGCCAGGGCTTTGGCTTCTGAGAGCCAGGTCTCAGTGGCTGCGATTTAGGGATCTGAGGTCAGAGTAGCCAGTTTTCAAAAACGTGGGAAACAAGAGGGCCAGCGGGATGGATCTGGAAAGAACAGTGCTGGGTTACTCATtcgatttttttccttccttcaaacATGAGTCCCAGCTTTGCTGTGCCCCCCGGTGTAGGCTGTGGGAGGACAGCTTCCAGGTGTGCGCCGCACGCACAGGTGGCAGGAAGCCTGGGTTCCGGCTCTGGCCGCTGTCCGCCCCAGTCGCTAGCAGTGTCAGCAGCTACTGATGTTGGCGGCTGCCGCTCACTGGCATTTATAAAGTACTCCACCCTTggctgggtgcggaggctcacacctgtaatcccaccactttgggaggccaaggcgggtgcatcacctgaggtcaggagttggagaccagcctggccaatatggcaaaaccctgcctctactaaaaatactagaattagccgggtgtggtggcgggtgcttgtaatcccagctactggggaggtttaggcaggagaatcgctgaacccgggaggcgaaggttacagtgagccgagatcaggccattgcattccaccctgggcaaaatGAGcgacactctgcctcaaaaaaacaaaacaaaatgaaacaacaaaaacccctgCTCCTCCACCCCCTAGCATCAGAATACAGCAGAACATTTAGGTACCCACAGAACATAAACCAAGATGGTCTGTGtcctgcattttaacaaacattagagttttaaaagaactgaaatcatgtAGAATGTATCCTCCAGCCAAAATGGcatcaaattcaaaataaaaaagtaagataaCAGCAAAATCTTAAATACTTGAAAGATAAACAGCACACATTttagttttgttggttttttcttttttacatttttatttattttattttaagttctggggtacatgtgcaggatgtgcaggtttgttacacaggtaaatttgtgccatggtggtttgctatacATATCAACCCATTGCCTTGGCATTAAACCcagcatgcattaactatttttcctgatgctctccctctcccgcCCCCATCCAGGggccccattgtgtgttgtttccttccctgtgtccatgtgttctcattgttcaggtcctacttctaagtgagaacattaGGTGTTTcgctttctgtttctgcattagtttcctgaggataatggcttcctgttccatccatgtccctgcaaaggacatgatctcattctttttttatggctgcatagtattccatgttgtatgtgtaccacattttcttcatccagtctatcattgatggacatttggattgattccatgtctttgctattgtgaatagcgctaaACAGCAAGCACACTCCTAAGGGAAACGTCTCAAGGGaaactattaaatatattaaactgaataaaaatacgACATATCACACTTGATTCAACACAGGTAAAGCCAGTGCTGGCAGGAAAATGTGTTTCACTAAATGTGTATGACGGAAAAgtagaaatttctcaaataaaaCTTCAGCTATCACatcaagaaagtagaaaatagtagcaaaataaaaccaaaacaaatataagaaagaagCCCGAGCTCTGAGCGGCAGCCGTGGCCACCGGCAACAGCACCGCCACGAGTCTCTTGCGGGCTTTCCTCAGAGGAGCCTGTCAGCATCCTCCAGTTCCAGGCGCTCTAGCCCCTGTCCTGCTTCAAGAGGCTTTTTCCAACCAGAGGCCTCTCCTCCATAGCCTGAAGGCTCGGCCAATTCCCACGAAGTTTGCCGGGAACGCAAGGCTGTCACTGATATTCGTGGCACCAAGACTTATGCGCAGGTTGCACACATTGGCCACTGTCTGTGCCACGTGCAATGACGCCGCCTGAGGCGCGCACACCGCACGCGCACCCGCGTAACGGCTTGGCTTGCCTGTAACGGCTAGGCCTGGCTCTGCGTTCCTGGCTTGGCTTGGCGTTCCTCGCTTGGCTCGGCGTTAATCGCTTTGCCCGGTGTTTCTCGCTTGGATTGACGTTTCCTCCATCGCGTTCCTTTGCTGGGCTTGACCTTTTCGCTGCTGGGCTTGGCATTCCCTTGGCTGGGTTGGGTGTTTCCtttgggcggggcggggcgggggttGGCCCttcctgggggggggggggcgtggGATCACCCCGGGTGGGCGTGGGCTTTCCCCGGCTGGGTGTGGGTTTTCCCGGGTGGGGTGGGCTGGGCTCCCCTGCTGGGGTTGGCAGGTTTTGGCTGGGATTGACCTTTCTCTTCAAACAGATCGGAAACCCAGAATTTCCTGCTAGTTGGTGATACTGGTTGGTAGACGCGATGTGCTCGCGACTACCGGCCTCCCCTGGCTGTTCAAAGCAGATGGTGGCTGAGGTTTCTTCAATACCCGCTGCCTCCGCTGTGAAGAAGCCATTTGGTCTCAGGAGCAAGATGGGCAAGTGGTGCCACCACTGCTTCCCCTGCTGCAGGGCGAGCGGCAAGAGCAACGTGGGTGCTTCTGGAGACCAGGACGACTCCGCTATGAAGACACTTAGAAGCAAGATGGCCAAGTGGTGCTGCCACTGCTTCCCCTGCTGCAGGAGGAGCGGCAAGAGCAACGTGGGCACTTCTGGGGACCACCATGCCTCTGCTATGAAGACACttaggagcaagatggccaagtGGTGCTGCCACTGCTTCCCCCGCTGCAAGGGGCGCGGGGAGAGCAAGGTGGAAGCTTGGGAAGACTACGACGACAGCGCCTTCATGGAGCCCAGGTACCACGTCCCCCGCTGCAAGGGGCGCGGGGAGAGCAGCAACGTGGAAGCTTGGGAAGACTACCACGACAGCGCCTTCATGGAGCCCAGGTACCACGTCCCCAGCTGCAAGGGGCGCGGGGAGAGCAACGTGGAAGCTTGGGAAGACTACGACGACAGCGCCTTCATGGAGCCCAGGTACCACGTCCCCAGCTGCAAGGGGCGCGGGGAGAGCAACGTGGAAGCTTGGGAAGACTACCACGACAGCGCCTTCATGGAGCCCAGGTACCACGTCCCCAGCTGCAAGGGGCGCGGGGAGAGCAACGTGGAAGCTTGGGAAGACTACCACGACAGCGCCTTCATGGAGCCCAGGTACCACGTCCCCAGCTGCAAGGGGCGCGGGGAGAGCAACGTGGAAGCTTGGGAAGACTACGACGACAGCGCCTTCATGGAGCCCAGGTACCACGTCCGTGGAGAAGATCTGGACAAGCTCCACAGAGCTGCCTGGTGGGGTAAAGTCCCCAGAAAGGATCTCATCGTCATGCTCAGGGACACTGACGTGAACATGACGGACAAACAAAAGAGGTAACCGGGCCTGGGCTGGGAGGAGGCGGGACGTGGGGGGATGATGGGGGCATACCCTCCTGGAGGGATCGGGGTCCTGGCTTTCTCTTCCTCCGCAGGCCCCACACCGCCCTGGGTGTGGAAACCTCAGAGAGGTCAGGGCACAGGCCCTTTATGAACAAcaacacagaaacaaaactttAGCTGATTTCCTATATCCGATTATAATTTCCCTTATAGAACACTAATAGACTGTATGAAAGTGACTTAACTCGCAAAATCAAGTCGATGCAgcagattatttttaatgtacacattttaaaacaatgttctaTACATTATAGAAAGGTGTATATTGAGAACTAAGTCCCATAATATATCAACTTCTGggctaaatatttttcaaataaaatccaaTATGGATTTGATATCAATGTACCCTATGTAAATATGTCCTTTACTGAGGAACCTTACAAGGAAACTGAAATGGGAAGATGGTTTGTGTCCTTGAATAGGAAGATTCGTTTTTCTTAAGATGTgagctttttctgtgtttatcacTTTTACGTAAgccaaataaaaatagcaaagttttagcatttttatactgcacatcctgtattttattgctgtaataagttaattttttgtaACAGAATGGAAAAAGACTTGCTTTTCCAGATATCAAAATGTGAATGTGCTATTTCCACAAATTGTTTACTAACAACtgaaaaaatatcaatgaatagAACAGAATAGGAAATCCAGAAATACCCAAATATATGTAAGAATTTAGCACTTGATAATGGCGATGTTTCATATTGATAAAGCAAGATTAATcattaataaatgaaatgcaTGCTGTTTGGAGAAAACTAGCTAGATTTTTATGTCACAAAAGTAAGTTCCTGGAGtatagattaaaatttttaaatatacaaaaggagaaaaataccagaagaaaacacaaaagcctATTTATATAtgcaactatttatttatttatttatttatttatttatttatttatttttctgggacagaatctcactctgttgcccaggctggagttcagtggcgcaatatcagctcactacaacctccgcctcccgggttcgagcaattctctgcctcagcctattgagtagctaggattacaggtgcccgccaccacacccggctaattttttgtattttcaatagaggcagaatttaccatcttggccaggttggtcttgaactcctatccttgtgatctacccgcctcagcctcccaaagtgctgagattacaagcctgagccactgaaCCAAGCATATACATGcagatataataaaataagctCAATTTAAGATTGGGCAAGGTACTTTTTTGCATATCTACCAGTGACCTGTGCACATAGGAAAACGTAGTGTTCCTGGTAAGAGAAGGAATTTAAGTTAGAAGAGGAATGAAATACTGTTTTCTATTGAAGTTAGAAGAGGAATGAaaggccggccgcggtggctcacgcctgtaatcccagcactttgggaggccaaggcaggtggataacgaggtcaagaatttgagactagcctggccagcatggtgaaaccccgtctctactaaaaaatacaaaaaattagccaggcatggtggcatgcacctgtaatcccagctactcaggaggctgaggcaggagaattgcttgaaccagggaggtggaggttgcagtgaactgagattgcaccactacactccagcctggatcatggaatgagacttcatctcaaaaataaataaataattaataataaaaaaaaaataaataaaggaatgaaatactgtctTCTATCCACAAAGTTTGTGAGGGTGAAGAACAGTGGTACTTATGTAGTTGCTGAAAGTTTAAGCTGCTGCAACTTTTCTAACACACTTTGATGATAAGAACCACATGTTAAAAATGTGTATGCCTTTTACCTATCAACTCTATTATACTGAAATATCTATATGAAATAGAGACATATGTTTTTCTTAGTATTGCTTAAAATAGCAGTGTATTGAGAAGAGCTCACATaaagattttatgaaaaaatttcaGTGCATCCATAGGATGGAATAATATGTAACCATTGAAGGTGTCAGTAGATACAGAGATATGTTGTCGTGCAAAGATGTGCTTTGCTATATcaagtgaggaaaaaaatcagtttgttaTACACCTACACAAACAGAATCTGCTCTTGTGTTACTTGAAAACATGTAGAAAACATAATCAAACTTATTTCTGGGGATTTGTAAGTGAagttcttccctttctcttatcTGTGATTTCTGCAATGAATATCTGAAAAGTTTTAGTTAAATTTCACTAGTAATGAAATAATCCTTGGGAAGAGAAGAAATGTGCTACTTGCATAGATACAAAtaatttctcacattttattatttatttttattcctgtggATAGCTATCTTCTGTGAACTTTTACCCTCTTGAGAAGTAGAGGGTTTCTGTTTACCTGTTCCTGTAGATTttattgtatatacattttattataaaattatcttttcattatatatataaacatgtgtaAAAGGtatgaattaattattttattttagttatatatttatgaaaactaaaatagcaaatataaatgACCATTACTATTGTAAATGTATTGCTCTACTCAACAGgagcattctttaaaaatattgaactcCCAAGCTGTGTTTATGCATTCTTTCAATCCGTTTAGTCATCAAACATAAGCCAGACACCTATTATGTGGAAGGCATATTCTACCATCTCTCAGGATCCTTCCGTCTTTGAAAACTTCATATTTACCTGCTGGGCCTGAGCAAGTTGAGAGATTTAAAATTGGGGCATTAGGAGGTAATCTCAATTGaaacttttcttccctcctttcaaACAAAAGCATTTCTGAAGGTAGACAACAGTAAAAGATAACCCTCAACTACCCTTCTGAAAATGTATAAGTCTTGGGTAAAGACTGTTTTAGTACTTTTAAGAACTAAAATGTGGTACACaaacagcatggaatactatgcagtcataaaagaaAGAACgagagcatgtcctttgcagggacatggatggtgttgaaggccattatccttagcaaactaatacgggaacagaaaaccaaataccgcacggtctcacttataggtgggagctaaatgatgagaacacacagacacctAGAGGGAAgcgacacacactggggcctatcagagggtggagggtgggaggagggaaagaagcaggaaatagaactaatgggtactgggcttaacacctaggtaatgaaataatttgtacaaccaACCCCCTTGACACgtttttacctatgtaacaaacctgcacatcctgcacctgtacccctgaaagtaaatgttgaaaaaaagCCCCACAAATAGtttcataaattcatttta from Macaca thibetana thibetana isolate TM-01 chromosome 10, ASM2454274v1, whole genome shotgun sequence harbors:
- the LOC126929280 gene encoding cyclin-dependent kinase 2-associated protein 2-like is translated as MFYKSITPAPSSTPGSSTPGPGTPVPTGSVLSPSGSVPGAAVPFRPLFNDFGPPSMGCVQAMKPPGAQGCQSTHTELLSVTGEMGKGIRTTFAGSKSTTERLKRGIIHP